A genomic stretch from Erigeron canadensis isolate Cc75 chromosome 9, C_canadensis_v1, whole genome shotgun sequence includes:
- the LOC122582596 gene encoding non-specific lipid-transfer protein Lac s 1-like — protein sequence MAGMLMKIACMVVACMVVLAPYGEAIITCGQVTSNLLPCLNYLRNGGQVPTNCCAGVRSVKRAARTRPDRQNACKCIKSACKDYPGIIEANAAILPKKCSVKIPYHIQYSIDCSKIQ from the exons ATGGCCGGTATGTTGATGAAGATAGCCTGTATGGTGGTGGCTTGCATGGTGGTGTTAGCACCCTATGGAGAAGCTATCATCACCTGTGGTCAGGTGACAAGCAATTTGCTTCCTTGCTTGAACTACCTAAGGAACGGCGGGCAAGTTCCCACAAACTGTTGTGCGGGTGTCAGGAGTGTTAAAAGAGCGGCTAGAACTCGTCCAGACAGGCAAAACGCTTGTAAATGCATTAAGAGTGCTTGTAAAGACTACCCTGGAATAATCGAGGCTAATGCCGCTATTCTCCCCAAAAAATGTAGTGTCAAAATTCCTTACCATATCCAATATAGCATCGACTGCTCAAA GATTCAGTGA